One part of the Melospiza melodia melodia isolate bMelMel2 chromosome 3, bMelMel2.pri, whole genome shotgun sequence genome encodes these proteins:
- the LOC134416642 gene encoding interferon-induced very large GTPase 1-like — translation MASQEDTQEGDAKTQLLAEAFEKEGLDAGYWLPKASQVLGIKCREALQHLEYKDYLRLECEVRHPWEKKALQKLLKITDDKTREEMQKHNLEKTKQRQDEANQALKDLTEMLNSHSHSQDALREKAETLWRAMEIPKDFWPHPKKPLADMLESIQKQLEQQEQSAGSGKNIPDTEVLRRASGGLALQGIYRTSRPEDVLAKREQLLRVPEGFQLTGPEQGSLLERKEFSSSAAESTFTKSMEQLGFSMSVSAKCPFWGINVGVGVDHSSTSQSEDFHQSRSEQSYFCITKYQYIPLASCYFQRHQLRLSDAALRELQDMEQLLSFSQKEDNSTLVKISIQLYVVNTGGPADTASLPLWRTGLVSDNTTWCVIDRGFELIPVWDVILRNHCKDFKSVDQMSRALRAGYKELTNQSIGTVFGEELGSAVQEARDFMGIVKAWEVTKLDERKLLMLMELKDDLSAKTRNPSVWINVCLSDKALQDFLVNTVQSCQKSPPENTTSIKAMLRSLLNPHIYSVKDFPEASFIMQWVLQTEHPLPRSPKVSELQELSKTLQQMQEHIHAVTYAPGSSASDVHEAKIEATLTSSLAIYSLLQSLQEQAQKDMELLVLLIVTSTGYQVESSTFQHLLGHPEIQYMAKEMEAAHADYMNLREQDPNRAEASLLLTGVTVTPESQKLSPEQKRERLVFMENHMKGLWSPRIKNLLQKHSGDEDWERLERDLDSLISGGLDDKWDDQRMQNILSDLEDTFPTPEAPSQSQSKSDSSKAKENEAISNQVFLQLLKRLGLESHYPRKMGMGDFRTICKTSLQESQPSQDNELPLYFLKKLLTLDYQVRYLTCWERSNPGLASMPETREQEHQQSDSFENFFDKLMKAAPERANRDGHVHPMDLQMAIFHCADDFLRQTLATKLAFCQLALPLLVPNPSTSRIEFPLYALSQIQRSWKEVEKAGKQAETKSFSNKLIFQAHTPIVSFIRIGSSASSSKSQLLNAVLSKRKHDTFFHRHCRGSTRERLLMEGLVEIAWYCPGGSPDDTFECCVAFCNLHGDARDHGAQLQFLQEISSVNVALVSDWEHMDNRGKKLLQDLWQSQRPFICLLTENDNAAAGQANKNITIGIKNRNEAELVEELTKTIGNLLQGSNPCFSLESCMDKARQNGFVVDADRAACVTAKAKAKELVELLKKEKLSEIKSQLLPLQGKLWYQWCQKDKELTRLQEKRNKSVEHHRSQIEYEKKAIRKKQLEQAFPLNTLMKSFLGFLQVQPANTKKYFLHWMKVFMHELSCGRLEELRRDYHKLWSEILSRKKSKEQPRGNDELLSHLDALSDEINDSSIGLENLLRELGQIYEALEIMNYKKDNFVKLPEIAADLMVSGYPMELMDGDASYLPLRWVGAIFERLIERLGDKRVFVLSVLGIQSTGKSTLLNAMFGLQFNVSAGRCTRGAFMQLIPVGEELQQDLSFDFVLVVDTEGLRAIEMSNKHSLNHDNELATFVIGVGNLTVINIFGENPSEMQDVLQIAVQAFLRMKKVNLSPSCLFVHQNVGEATAKEQNMEGRRRLQEKLDEMTVVAAQQECCDVSSFSDVIGFDVNTHIHYFAHLWEGNPPMAPPNPKYSQNVQQLKSKILQAAKKQSQCSILRFSSLKDRIGDLWNALLNENFVFSFKNSLEIAVYRRLESAFSQWTWRLRSHILDIQMRLVNKIRNGDLQNVTRQHLEGLVQETSDAIEKEVEKYFREDKDCETLVQWKLSTALKLKELKETLLHETKKKCENLIELQKEQKKLDERKLDYEDELLKKSKDLAVSLKGKSLSESELKDDFTLLWNQWIAEVSRAAPPPERVDIDAQIEDVLLEHFKEPGFHARMRSFARGRGFSFDPKKHIMKKRSFDIRSLLWSISNADLIKFEQMTDNIIARVVANIAKKEEEKRDYNRNFIHEILNEVQGAVNSVPSDAKYTFNKEYSMDLSLYLCTMAAERFKAMHEAFRKANDPVVYLKSKREDFFKCFQISCQGATSVTTFARFLCDKMESALRQAVYERTAKDIAEDMQKSPDFQGSRGNLEVCILRYLAEQENFEYFKEYLMSPKQFCESYIEKRVRSHCSDGSRRLETFLGSSLDILYKNILSAVSLSTQIVKDRKDREDNVSLWLDEFCRELTEVINLPRSDLKGIEHQEVTDIEFLSRAMAEALNDLKERLMKELAGADLSSFPRQPHTILAEHFSGCCNPAGNGRAKAFLESC, via the exons ATGGCTTCACAGGAGGACACACAGGAGGGGGATGCAAAGACACAACTCCTGGCAGAGGCATTTGAGAAGGAAGGACTGGATGCTGGATACTGGCTGCCCAAAGCTTCACAGGTGCTGGGAATCAAGTGCAGAGAAGCCCTGCAACATCTGGAATATAAAGATTACCTCAGGCTGGAGTGTGAGGTACGGCACCCCTGGGAGAAAAAGGCACTGCAGAAACTCCTGAAAATAACAGATGACAAAACGCGTGAGGAGATGCAAAAGCATAACTTGGAGAAGACAAAGCAGAGACAAGATGAGGCCAACCAAGCTCTGAAGGATCTGACAGAAATGCTCAAcagtcacagccacagccaggatgCTCTGAGGGAGAAAGCAGAGACTCTGTGGCGAGCCATGGAGATTCCCAAAGACTTCTGGCCACACCCAAAGAAACCCTTGGCAGATATGCTGGAGAGCATCcagaagcagctggagcagcaggagcagtcaGCAGGCAGTGGGAAGAACATCCCTGACACAGAGGTGCTGAGGCGGGCATCAGGGGGACTGGCCCTGCAGGGCATCTACAGAACCAGCAGACCTGAAGATGTGCTGGCAAAGCGAGAGCAGCTCCTCAGGGTTCCTGAGGGGTTCCAGCTCACCGGTCCAGAGCAAGGATCTCTGCTTGAGAGGAAGGAGttctcctcctctgcagcagaATCCACTTTCACCAAGTCCATGGAGCAGCTGGGCTTCAGCATGAGCGTTTCTGCCAAATGCCCATTCTGGGGGATTAATGTGGGAGTGGGTGTAGATCACAGCAGCACCTCGCAGTCAGAGGACTTCCACCAGTCCCGCTCTGAGCAGAGCTACTTTTGCATCACCAAGTACCAGTACATCCCTCTGGCCTCCTGCTACTTCCAAAGGCATCAGCTTCGGCTCTCGGATGCGGCTCTGCGGGAGCTGCAAGACATGGAGCAGCTTTTGAGCTTCAGTCAGAAAGAAGACAACTCCACCTTGGTGAAGATAT CAATTCAGCTCTATGTGGTCAACACCGGCGGCCcagcagacacagcttccctTCCTCTGTGGAGAACGGGGCTTGTGTCTGATAACACAACGTGGTGCGTTATTGACCGTGGCTTTGAGCTGATCCCAGTGTGGGATGTCATCCTGCGCAATCACTGCAAGGATTTTAAATCCGTAGATCAGATGAGcagagccctcagggctgggTACAAAGAGCTGACGAATCAGAGCATTGGCACCGTTTTTGGAGAGGAACTGGGAAGTGCAGTGCAAGAGGCCAGAGATTTCATGGGGATTGTGAAGGCCTGGGAGGTTACAAAATTGGATGAAAGGAAGCTGCTCATGCTGATGGAGCTAAAAGATGATCTGAGTGCAAAAACCAGGAACCCCAGTGTGTGGATCAACGTGTGCCTGTCAGACAAAGCCCTGCAGGACTTCCTGGTGAACACTGTACAGAGCTGCCAGAAGTCACCTCCAGAAAACACCACCAGTATCAAGGCAATGTTGAGGAGCCTCCTGAATCCTCATATCTACTCTGTCAAGGACTTCCCTGAGGCTTCCTTCATTATGCAATGGGTCCTCCAGACTGAGCACCCACTTCCCAGATCTCCCAAAGTCTCTGAGCTTCAAGAGCTCAGCAAAACACTGCAGCAAATGCAGGAGCACATCCATGCTGTCACCTACGCACCAGGAAGCTCTGCTTCTGATGTTCATGAAGCAAAGATAGAAGCCACCCTGACCAGCAGCCTGGCAATTTATTCCTTACTCCAGTCTCTCCAGGAACAGGCTCagaaggacatggaactgctgGTGCTCTTGATTGTGACAAGCACAGGATACCAGGTGGAAAGCAGCACTTTCCAGCACCTCCTTGGACACCCAGAAATTCAGTACATGGCCAAGGAAATGGAAGCGGCACATGCGGAttacatgaacctgagggagcaagATCCCAACAGAGCCGAGGCCTCCCTCCTACTGACGGGTGTGACTGTGACACCCGAAAGTCAAAAGCTGTCCCCTGAGCAAAAGAGGGAGCGTTTGGTTTTTATGGAAAATCACATGAAAGGCTTGTGGTCCCCACGGATAAAGAATCTCCTCCAAAAGCACAGTGGAGATGAAGACTGGGAGAGGCTGGAACGGGACTTGGACTCCTTGATCAGTGGGGGCTTGGATGACAAATGGGATGACCAGAGGATGCAGAACATACTCAGTGACCTGGAAGACACTTTTCCAACACCTGAAGcccccagtcagtcccagtccaAGTCAGACAGCAGCAAAGCCAAAGAAAATGAAGCCATTTCAAACCAGGTGTTCCTCCAGCTGCTCAAGCGCCTTGGACTGGAAAGTCACTATCCAAGGAAAATGGGGATGGGAGATTTCCGCACCATCTGCAAGACATCTCTGCAGGAaagccagcccagccaggacaatGAACTGCCACTATACTTCTTGAAAAAACTATTAACTTTGGATTACCAGGTGAGGTACCTGACTTGCTGGGAAAGGAGCAACCCAGGCCTTGCATCCATGCCAGAAACCAGAGAGCAAGAGCACCAGCAATCAGACTCCTTTGAAAACTTTTTTGATAAGCTGATGAAAGCAGCCCCTGAACGTGCAAACAGGGATGGCCATGTGCACCCCATGGACCTGCAGATGGCCATTTTCCATTGTGCTGATGACTTCCTGAGACAGACCCTGGCAACCAAGCTGGCGTTCTGCCAACTGGCGCTGCCTCTGCTGGTGCCCAACCCAAGCACTTCACGCATCGAGTTCCCGCTCTATGCACTCAGCCAAATCCAAAGGAGCTGGAAAGAGGTGGAGAAGGCGGGAAAGCAGGCCGAAACAAAGAGTTTCAGCAACAAACTCATCTTTCAGGCACACACACCCATTGTGTCCTTCATCCGCATTGGCAGCTCGGCCTCCTCTTCCAAGTCCCAGCTCCTCAACGCTGTGCTCAGCAAACGCAAACACGACACTTTCTTCCACCgccactgcagaggcagcaccagagAGCGTTTGCTGATGGAAGGGCTGGTGGAGATCGCCTGGTACTGCCCTGGTGGAAGCCCTGATGACACCTTTGAGTGCTGTGTGGCTTTCTGTAACCTGCATGGAGATGCCAGAGATCACGGAgcacagctgcagttcctgcaggagatatcttctgtcaaCGTGGCTCTTGTGTCTGACTGGGAGCACATGGACAACAGGGGGAAAAAGCTTCTGCAGGACCTGTGGCAGTCACAAAGGCCTTTCATTTGTCTTCTCACAGAAAATGACAATGCTGCAGCTggacaagcaaacaaaaacataaCAATAGGGATCAAGAACAGAAATGAAGCAGAACTGGTGGAGGAGCTGACCAAGACAATTGGGAATCTCCTGCAAGGCTCTAATCCATGTTTCAGCCTGGAGTCCTGCATGGACAAAGCTCGCCAGAACGGATTCGTAGTGGATGCAGATCGAGCTGCATGTGTGACAGCCAAAGCAaaggcaaaggagctggtggagcTTCTGAAGAAAGAGAAGCTGTCTGAGATcaaatcccagctgctgccacttCAAGGAAAACTGTGGTACCAGTGGTGCCAAAAGGACAAAGAACTCACTCGCTTGCAGGAGAAGAGGAACAAGAGCGTTGAGCATCATCGCAGCCAAATtgaatatgagaagaaagcaatAAGAAAAAAGCAACTTGAGCAAGCTTTCCCTCTGAACACACTGATGAAATCATTCCTTGGCTTTCTCCAGGTCCAGCCAGCAAACACCAAGAAATACTTCCTGCACTGGATGAAGGTCTTTATGCATGAGCTGTCTTGTGGTCGCCTTGAAGAACTGAGAAGGGACTATCACAAGTTATGGTCTGAAATCCTATCaagaaagaaaagcaaggaaCAGCCCAGGGGCAACGATGAGTTGCTGAGTCATTTGGATGCCCTCTCTGATGAAATCAATGATTCATCCATCGGCCTGGAGAACCTATTGAGAGAGTTAGGGCAGATTTATGAAGCTCTGGAAATAATGAACTACAAGAAAGACAATTTTGTCAAACTGCCAGAAATTGCAGCAGACCTTATGGTTTCAGGGTACCCCATGGAGCTGATGGACGGGGATGCTTCTTACCTGCCCTTGCGCTGGGTGGGAGCAATCTTTGAACGATTAATTGAGAGGCTGGGGGACAAACGAGTGTTTGTGCTCTCCGTGCTCGGCATCCAGAGCACAGGCAAGTCCACCCTGCTGAATGCCATGTTTGGTCTGCAGTTCAACGTCAGCGCAGGGAGATGCACCCGCGGAGCCTTCATGCAGCTCATCCCAGTGGGCGAGGAGCTGCAGCAAGACTTGAGCTTTGATTTTGTGCTGGTGGTTGACACAGAGGGACTTCGTGCCATCGAGATGTCCAATAAACACTCTCTGAACCATGACAATGAGCTGGCCACCTTTGTCATTGGTGTTGGCAACTTGACTGTGATCAATATCTTTGGAGAAAATCCATCAGAAATGCAGGATGTTCTCCAGATTGCTGTGCAAGCTTTCCTGAGGATGAAGAAAGTCAATCTTTCCCCAAGCTGCCTCTTTGTCCACCAAAACGTGGGAGAAGCAACTGCCAAGGAGCAGAACATGGAAGGAAGAAGGCGTTTGCAGGAAAAGCTGGATGAAATGACTGTGGTAGCTGCTCAGCAGGAATGCTGTGATGTCTCCTCTTTCAGTGATGTCATTGGATTTGATGTGAACACCCACATTCACTACTTTGCTCACCTGTGGGAAGGAAACCCCCCAATGGCACCACCAAATCCCAAATACAGCCAGAATGTGCAGCAACTCAAGAGCAAAATCCTCCAGGCTGCCAAGAAGCAATCGCAGTGCAGCATTCTGAGGTTCTCAAGCCTGAAAGATCGTATTGGTGACCTCTGGAATGCTTTGCTGAATGAAAACTTTGTGTTCAGCTTCAAGAATTCCCTGGAGATTGCTGTGTACAGGAGACTGGAAAGTGCCTTTAGTCAGTGGACCTGGAGGCTGAGGAGTCACATCTTAGATATACAGATGAGACTGGTCAACAAAATTCGGAATGGGGACTTGCAGAATGTCACCAGACAGCACCTTGAAGGGCTGGTGCAAGAGACAAGTGATGCCATTGAGAAAGAAGTGGAAAAGTATTTCAGGGAGGACAAAGACTGTGAGACACTGGTCCAGTGGAAATTGAGCACAGCGCTTAAGCTGAAAGAACTGAAAGAGACTCTTCTTcatgaaacaaaaaagaaatgtgaGAATCTTATTGAGCTCCAGAAGGAGCAGAAGAAACTGGATGAAAGGAAGCTGGACTATGAAGATGAGCTCCTGAAAAAGAGTAAGGACCTGGCTGTGAGTCTGAAAGGGAAGAGCCTCAGTGAGAGTGAACTGAAGGACGACTTTACTCTCCTCTGGAACCAATGGATTGCCGAAGTCTCCcgtgctgctcctcctccagaaCGGGTGGATATTGATGCACAAATCGAAGATGTGCTTCTAGAGCACTTTAAGGAGCCGGGTTTTCATGCACGGATGAGGTCATTTGCCAGAGGCAGAGGGTTTTCTTTTGATCCAAAAAAACACATCATGAAGAAAAGGTCTTTTGACATTAGGTCACTTTTGTGGAGCATTTCCAATGCTGATTTGATCAAGTTTGAGCAAATGACAGACAACATCATAGCGCGTGTGGTGGCAAACATTGCtaagaaggaagaggagaaacgCGATTACAATAGAAATTTTATTCATGAAATTCTCAATGAAGTACAGGGAGCTGTCAACTCTGTCCCCAGTGATGCAAAATATACTTTTAACAAAGAGTACAGCATGGATTTGTCTCTGTATCTGTGCACAATGGCAGCAGAAAGGTTTAAAGCCATGCACGAAGCATTCCGAAAGGCAAATGACCCAGTTGTGTACCTGAAAAGCAAGAGAGAAGATTTCTTCAAATGTTTCCAGATTTCTTGCCAAGGAGCCACTTCTGTCACAACTTTTGCTCGTTTCCTTTGTGACAAGATGGAATCAGCTCTTCGCCAGGCAGTCTATGAGAGGACAGCTAAAGACATTGCTGAGGACATGCAGAAATCCCCAGATTTCCAGGGCAGCAGAGGCAATCTGGAAGTTTGCATCCTGAGATATCTGGCAGAACAGGAAAATTTTGAGTATTTCAAGGAGTACCTTATGTCTCCAAAACAGTTTTGTGAGAGTTACATTGAGAAACGTGTTAGGAGTCACTGTTCAGATGGGAGTCGGAGGCTGGAGACTTTCTTGGGTTCCTCCCTTGATATTCTCTATAAAAACATCCTTTCAGCTGTTTCTTTATCAACCCAAATTGTCAAAGACAGAAAAGACAGAGAAGACAATGTCTCTCTTTGGCTGGATGAATTTTGCAGGGAACTGACAGAGGTGATCAACTTGCCCAGAAGTGACCTGAAGGGCATTGAGCACCAGGAGGTCACAGACATTGAGTTCCTGAGCAGGGCCATGGCAGAAGCTCTGAATGACCTGAAGGAAAGGCTCATGAAAGAATTGGCTGGTGCTGACCTGAGCTCGTTTCCAAGGCAGCCTCACACCATCCTGGCAGAGCATTTTTCAGG gtgctgcaACCCCGCTGGCAATGGGAGGGCCAAGGCCTTCCTGGAGAGCTGCTGA